A section of the Humulus lupulus chromosome 2, drHumLupu1.1, whole genome shotgun sequence genome encodes:
- the LOC133819533 gene encoding universal stress protein PHOS32 has protein sequence MEGDRRVGVAVDFSECSREALKWTVDNVVRDGDHLILISVRPEGDYEDGEMQLWATTGSPLIPLSEFCDAHTMKKYGVHPDPATLDIVSTIAKQKEVVVLMKIYWGDAREKICEAIDNIPLSCLVIGNRGLGKLKRVILGSVSNYVVNNGSCPVTVVKHEHH, from the exons ATGGAAGGAGACAGAAGAGTTGGGGTGGCTGTGGATTTCTCTGAGTGTAGCCGAGAAGCCCTGAAATGGACCGTGGATAACGTTGTCCGCGATGGGGATCACCTTATTCTGATTAGTGTTCGTCCTGAGGGTGATTATGAGGACGGCGAGATGCAGCTCTGGGCGACCACTGGTTCAC CCTTGATCCCTCTGAGTGAGTTCTGTGATGCTCACACCATGAAAAAGTACGGAGTGCATCCTGACCCTGCAACCCTTGACATTGTTAGCACCATTGCTAAGCAGAAAGAG GTTGTGGTGCTAATGAAGATCTATTGGGGTGATGCCCGTGAGAAGATTTGTGAAGCTATTGATAATATCCCTTTGAGCTGCCTTGTTATTGGTAACAGAGGCCTTGGCAAACTCAAAAG GGTTATCCTTGGGAGTGTCAGTAACTATGTGGTGAACAATGGCTCATGCCCAGTTACTGTGGTCAAGCATGAACACCATTAG
- the LOC133816734 gene encoding UPF0481 protein At3g47200-like, giving the protein MEDISSLKVIFRVNNQNDKSYEPNKISIGPFHNGNQKLKQLEDHKWRYLAALLNRKPNLEESLDSCVKALRESEHRARNCYGAPINLSSNDFIQTMLLDSCFLIELFLKFSIKGLRRRNDVIFTTRGFLFDVRRDMVLLENQIPLFVIQQIFHLVPIPPQCTMSFNELASRFFKNMIPGDFEFLKDKFNQEGYHLLDLLRRCIIPTYSKMTPKDDHNDDQHSNPDSHLDYARKLKRAGVRFKKGKYNSLLLDVKFEHGAILIPHLKIHECIEELFKNLIALESHLDDDTQQTTSYAFLMRCLIHSEKDVTFLRKRGILSYYENKEKEIVGMFQKLGNEVTAKDFYYLRLIEQVNKYKTTSMNAKWEKVKRGYAKTPLSFSVCALAIILLVLTFVGVFFSVLSFFLHRS; this is encoded by the coding sequence ATGGAAGATATTTCTTCATTAAAAGTAATCTTCAGAGTCAACAACCAAAACGACAAGTCGTATGAGCCGAATAAGATTTCCATTGGCCCATTCCACAATGGAAATCAAAAGTTGAAACAATTGGAAGATCACAAGTGGAGATACTTGGCTGCTCTTCTCAATCGAAAGCCAAACTTGGAAGAAAGCTTAGACAGTTGTGTTAAGGCATTAAGAGAATCTGAACATAGAGCTAGAAATTGCTATGGTGCACCTATAAACCTTAGTAGCAATGACTTCATTCAAACCATGCTCCTTGATTCTTGCTTCCTCATAGAGCTTTTCCTTAAGTTTTCCATAAAGGGTCTTAGACGTCGAAACGATGTCATATTCACAACTCGTGGTTTCCTCTTTGATGTGAGGCGTGACATGGTTTTGTTAGAGAACCAAATCCCATTGTTTGTTATTCAACAAATATTCCACCTCGTACCAATCCCCCCACAATGTACTATGTCATTTAATGAGTTAGCTTCGAGATTTTTCAAGAATATGATCCCGGGAGACTTTGAGTTTCTTAAGGATAAGTTTAACCAAGAAGGGTATCATTTACTTGATCTCCTACGACGTTGTATCATCCCAACATATTCAAAAATGACACCAAAAGATGATCACAATGATGATCAACATTCTAACCCTGACTCTCATTTGGACTATGCTAGAAAGCTTAAAAGAGCTGGTGTTAGATTCAAGAAAGGGAAATATAATAGCTTGTTGCTTGATGTTAAGTTTGAACATGGTGCCATTCTAATCCCACATCTAAAAATCCATGAGTGCATTGAAGAGCTATTCAAGAACCTCATTGCTCTTGAGTCTCACCTTGATGATGACACGCAACAAACGACGTCGTATGCCTTCCTCATGCGATGCCTTATTCATTCTGAGAAAGATGTGACATTTCTGAGGAAAAGAGGTATTTTGAGTTACTATGAGAATAAGGAGAAAGAGATTGTTGGCATGTTTCAAAAGCTTGGGAATGAAGTCACTGCCAAAGATTTCTATTACTTGAGGCTTATTGAACAAGTGAATAAGTACAAAACGACAAGTATGAATGCAAAGTGGGAGAAAGTAAAGCGAGGCTACGCCAAAACTCCATTGTCGTTTTCGGTTTGTGCTTTGGCCATTATACTCCTTGTTCTCACCTTTGTGGGTGTCTTCTTTTCTGTGCTTTCCTTCTTTCTTCATcgttcttaa